From the Methanooceanicella nereidis genome, one window contains:
- a CDS encoding NAD(P)/FAD-dependent oxidoreductase, with product MEMLDLIIVGAGPSGMTAAIYAKRKGLNVKVISDSVGGQMSKTDSVENYPGYKSLTGPELTSKMREQMESLGISADLKRVSNIVPSDGKFAVKTEDGGIFESLAVIIASGSHWREMGVPGEEEFKNKGVSYCTTCDAPLFAGADVAVVGGGNSAGEAVLDLSNIASKVYMVVRSTIKADKMIVDKIMASDNVTVFKGYTVERILGSDLVEKINIRSRDTGNVETIDVSGVFVEIGLLPNTGFIKGLVEFNERGEIVIDEFCNTSIKGIFACGDVTDVPQKQIVVAAGEGAKAAMAAYSYITTLK from the coding sequence ATGGAAATGCTTGACCTTATAATCGTAGGCGCGGGACCTTCGGGTATGACCGCCGCTATTTATGCAAAAAGAAAAGGCTTGAACGTAAAGGTGATCAGCGACTCTGTCGGCGGACAGATGTCCAAGACCGATAGCGTTGAGAACTATCCCGGGTATAAATCACTGACCGGCCCTGAGCTTACCTCTAAAATGAGGGAGCAGATGGAAAGCCTGGGCATTTCTGCGGACCTGAAAAGAGTGTCAAATATAGTGCCGTCCGATGGTAAGTTCGCCGTAAAGACCGAAGACGGGGGCATATTCGAGTCCCTTGCCGTCATTATCGCCTCCGGGTCTCACTGGAGAGAGATGGGCGTTCCCGGCGAGGAGGAGTTCAAGAATAAAGGCGTAAGCTATTGCACCACCTGCGACGCCCCGTTATTTGCCGGAGCCGATGTAGCGGTCGTAGGGGGCGGGAACTCTGCAGGCGAAGCAGTCCTGGACCTGAGTAACATAGCCAGTAAAGTGTATATGGTCGTCAGGAGCACGATTAAGGCCGACAAAATGATCGTCGATAAAATAATGGCCAGCGACAATGTGACCGTTTTTAAAGGATATACCGTGGAAAGGATACTGGGAAGCGATCTTGTGGAGAAGATCAACATCAGGTCAAGAGATACCGGCAATGTAGAGACTATCGATGTGAGCGGAGTGTTCGTAGAGATAGGGCTTCTTCCAAATACCGGGTTCATAAAGGGGCTTGTTGAGTTTAATGAGCGCGGAGAGATCGTTATCGACGAATTTTGCAACACGAGCATAAAGGGCATATTCGCATGTGGCGACGTTACTGACGTACCTCAAAAACAGATAGTGGTAGCCGCAGGCGAAGGGGCTAAAGCAGCAATGGCCGCGTACTCCTATATAACGACCTTGAAATAA
- a CDS encoding aldehyde ferredoxin oxidoreductase family protein has protein sequence MPGGYAGKILRVELSTLTCSDEAPEESVLKDFIGGEGLGIKYLYDEVPAYTDPLGPDNLLIFMTGPLTGTLAPTSGRHCVVTKSPLTHCETTAHAGGYWGTELKLAGYDGIIVKGKSPRPVYLFINDGKPGFYEADELWGKTTFDTDRLIKEQLNDKKICVTSIGPAGENLVKIASIMNDYQRSASRGGTGAVMGSKNLKAIAVKGSKDLFAADPAKSFASMNELLDACRDHVITGDVFPKYGVDGIIGLMNEKGVLPTKNHSSGFFKGAENMTGQKMAETILKGTRGCFCCPIHCTRVIDIPYGPYHGTKGKGPDYDTTVAFGSQCGNDNLEAISRANMWCDMFGLDTVSTGAVIAWAMELYERGIINKEDTHGIGLNWGDHEAMVAMIPKIATRMELGAYLADGVEEAAKKIGRGSEKYALSVKKLDLPGIEVRGSKAMALGYAVDNRGGDNLRPFAAASECLGFRSKELGMPEEFDQLSEANKVEWLIPAQNYSVAVNSLVCCMFTIICYTIEPGQYAKYLSAVTGFDIDGKKLLETGDRIWNLQRAFNVREGIGRKDDRLPKRLTSTPVPYGPTKGSVVHLEGMLDEYYEARGWNKNTGWPTRVKLLSLGLENAARDLYPTGKEPGAEVAA, from the coding sequence ATGCCCGGAGGCTATGCCGGAAAAATATTGAGGGTAGAACTTTCAACGTTAACCTGTTCCGACGAGGCGCCGGAAGAGAGCGTATTGAAAGATTTCATCGGCGGTGAAGGGCTCGGAATAAAATATCTTTATGATGAAGTCCCTGCTTACACGGATCCTCTGGGGCCGGACAACTTATTGATCTTCATGACCGGTCCTCTTACAGGCACTCTGGCCCCGACATCGGGAAGGCATTGCGTCGTTACAAAATCGCCTCTCACCCATTGCGAGACGACGGCCCATGCCGGAGGGTACTGGGGTACAGAATTAAAGCTCGCCGGCTATGACGGGATAATAGTAAAAGGAAAAAGTCCCCGTCCCGTCTATCTTTTCATCAACGACGGCAAGCCCGGATTCTACGAGGCCGATGAGCTATGGGGAAAGACTACTTTTGACACTGATAGGCTGATAAAAGAGCAGTTGAACGATAAAAAGATATGTGTCACAAGCATCGGCCCGGCAGGAGAGAACCTTGTGAAGATCGCGAGCATCATGAACGACTACCAGCGCTCTGCAAGCAGAGGCGGCACCGGGGCGGTGATGGGCTCGAAGAATCTTAAGGCTATAGCGGTAAAAGGATCAAAGGATCTTTTTGCAGCAGATCCTGCAAAGAGTTTCGCATCGATGAACGAGCTTCTCGATGCCTGCCGTGATCATGTCATCACCGGCGACGTCTTCCCAAAATATGGTGTCGACGGCATTATCGGCTTAATGAATGAAAAAGGGGTATTACCGACAAAGAACCATAGTTCCGGGTTTTTTAAGGGCGCGGAGAACATGACCGGGCAAAAGATGGCCGAAACAATTCTAAAAGGTACACGAGGGTGTTTCTGCTGTCCGATACATTGCACTCGAGTCATAGACATCCCGTACGGACCTTATCATGGGACGAAAGGAAAGGGCCCTGACTATGATACTACCGTCGCGTTCGGCTCACAATGCGGAAACGACAACCTGGAAGCGATATCAAGAGCGAACATGTGGTGCGATATGTTCGGGCTGGACACTGTCTCCACCGGCGCTGTTATCGCGTGGGCTATGGAACTTTATGAGCGCGGCATTATCAATAAAGAGGATACTCACGGCATAGGATTGAACTGGGGAGACCATGAGGCCATGGTAGCTATGATCCCCAAGATAGCCACAAGGATGGAGCTTGGGGCCTATCTTGCCGACGGTGTCGAGGAGGCTGCAAAAAAGATAGGGCGCGGCTCCGAGAAATATGCCTTAAGTGTAAAAAAGCTAGACCTGCCCGGGATCGAAGTACGCGGAAGTAAAGCAATGGCACTGGGATATGCAGTCGATAATCGCGGAGGGGATAATCTTCGGCCTTTTGCAGCCGCGTCAGAATGCCTGGGCTTCAGGTCAAAGGAACTGGGAATGCCGGAAGAGTTTGACCAGCTATCGGAGGCAAATAAGGTGGAGTGGCTTATACCGGCCCAGAACTATTCCGTTGCTGTGAATTCGCTCGTCTGCTGCATGTTCACAATAATCTGTTATACTATCGAGCCAGGTCAGTATGCAAAATATCTGTCAGCTGTCACCGGATTTGATATCGACGGGAAAAAATTGCTCGAGACAGGGGATCGTATATGGAACCTTCAGCGTGCGTTCAACGTCCGCGAAGGTATCGGAAGAAAAGATGACCGTCTTCCTAAAAGACTTACGTCCACGCCAGTGCCTTACGGGCCGACAAAAGGGAGCGTCGTCCATCTCGAAGGAATGCTCGATGAATATTACGAGGCAAGAGGATGGAATAAGAATACAGGCTGGCCGACCCGTGTCAAGCTCCTGTCGCTCGGGCTTGAGAATGCGGCAAGGGACCTTTACCCGACTGGAAAAGAGCCCGGGGCAGAGGTAGCGGCCTGA
- a CDS encoding ATP-dependent DNA ligase: MLFKELVEVFERLKKTSSRLEKTAILADFIKDVPADDLPIIVNFCTGKIFPTWDERKIGIASQSMVKIISSVSYNSEPKVIESYKHTGHLGITAEEMFQKKAQQTFFAPEDITVRELYDTFVSLSEMSGTGSATKKQKTLMGILRRADPKEAHYIVSLTIEYVLSGAKEGVMEEAIAKAFNVDASLVRRASMLTSDLGESARIAKTEGKEGLESISIKPMRPVRPMLAQNVASIEEAMEAMGGIADFETKYDGARLQIHKQGDKVKLYSRRLEDLTEALPEIVTYVNRSVKADSAILDSECIAIDASSGRPIPFQNILTRLRRIYKVEETQKKYPLYLRPFDVLYVNGKSMIDEPFKKRRIALENIIEPLNSECSVALAMITSDPEKARILFNEAVQGGNEGLMAKDLEATYTPGMRGKKMVKIKSALDTLDLAIVSAEWGHGRKAGWLTSFEVAAFDEESEQYVVFGKVASGFSDEQLEDITERLKPLKIGEHERIIDVSPEIIVEVKFEEIQKSPVYSSGYALRFPRLVRIRDDLNPEEVNSFSRVMNIYNIQQRYERRDKGTP, encoded by the coding sequence ATGTTATTTAAAGAGTTAGTTGAAGTTTTCGAGAGGCTTAAAAAAACATCCAGCAGGCTTGAAAAAACGGCAATACTGGCCGATTTCATAAAGGACGTGCCCGCGGATGACCTGCCAATTATAGTAAATTTTTGTACAGGTAAGATATTTCCCACGTGGGACGAAAGAAAGATCGGGATAGCCAGCCAGTCGATGGTAAAGATCATTTCATCCGTATCCTATAACAGCGAACCAAAGGTCATCGAGAGCTATAAACATACAGGACATCTTGGTATAACAGCGGAAGAGATGTTCCAGAAAAAAGCGCAGCAGACATTTTTTGCACCCGAGGACATCACGGTCAGGGAGCTTTATGATACTTTTGTCTCGCTCTCCGAAATGTCCGGGACCGGCTCGGCCACTAAGAAACAGAAAACACTAATGGGCATACTTCGCAGGGCTGACCCGAAGGAGGCACACTATATTGTCAGCCTTACTATCGAATATGTTTTGTCCGGCGCTAAAGAAGGCGTGATGGAAGAAGCCATAGCTAAAGCTTTTAACGTCGACGCAAGCCTTGTGAGAAGGGCGAGCATGCTGACTAGCGACCTTGGCGAGAGCGCAAGGATAGCGAAAACCGAAGGAAAGGAAGGCCTTGAGAGTATCAGCATCAAACCCATGAGGCCGGTAAGGCCGATGCTTGCCCAGAACGTTGCGAGCATCGAGGAAGCCATGGAAGCCATGGGCGGGATCGCGGACTTCGAGACCAAGTATGACGGCGCACGCCTTCAGATACATAAACAGGGAGATAAGGTAAAGCTTTATTCCAGAAGGCTGGAAGACCTGACGGAGGCCCTTCCGGAAATAGTGACCTACGTGAACAGGAGCGTGAAAGCTGATTCGGCGATACTTGACAGCGAGTGTATTGCCATCGACGCTTCCAGCGGACGCCCCATACCATTCCAGAATATTCTTACAAGGCTGAGGCGTATCTATAAGGTCGAGGAGACGCAGAAAAAATACCCGCTCTACCTGAGGCCTTTTGACGTGCTTTACGTTAACGGTAAAAGCATGATCGATGAGCCGTTTAAAAAACGCAGAATAGCGCTTGAAAATATTATCGAGCCGCTAAATAGCGAATGCAGCGTAGCCCTTGCGATGATCACGAGCGACCCGGAAAAGGCCAGGATATTATTTAACGAGGCTGTCCAGGGCGGTAACGAAGGACTGATGGCGAAAGACCTTGAAGCTACTTATACTCCCGGAATGAGGGGTAAAAAGATGGTCAAGATCAAGTCTGCACTGGATACTCTTGACCTCGCGATAGTCTCGGCAGAATGGGGCCATGGCCGTAAAGCCGGATGGCTTACGTCTTTCGAGGTCGCGGCCTTTGACGAGGAGAGCGAGCAGTATGTTGTGTTCGGGAAGGTCGCCAGCGGTTTCTCGGACGAGCAGCTTGAGGATATCACTGAAAGACTGAAGCCCCTTAAGATCGGTGAGCATGAAAGGATCATCGATGTCAGTCCGGAGATCATCGTTGAAGTGAAGTTCGAGGAGATCCAGAAGAGCCCGGTGTATTCAAGCGGGTATGCTCTGAGGTTCCCGAGGCTTGTTAGGATAAGGGATGACCTGAACCCGGAGGAAGTCAACAGCTTCTCAAGGGTCATGAATATTTATAATATCCAGCAAAGATACGAGCGTAGAGACAAAGGGACGCCGTAG
- a CDS encoding Lrp/AsnC family transcriptional regulator: MTDIDLDDKDRKIIALFKNDPDISQIDIAEKVGLSQPSVGARVSKLKQSGILSTVIGMNFKKVGLSLAKVDITTKNSIDIINMFKECPYFLNGFIVSGQSNLCLFLIAENISTIEAIVDRHIRSDPSVMNVELGIVIAPVTDMVMPVKMHYEKSDSSPCGIDCASCQYFACDRCLGCPITDNYKGKFW; this comes from the coding sequence ATGACCGATATTGACCTCGATGATAAGGACAGAAAGATAATCGCACTGTTCAAGAATGACCCGGATATCTCCCAGATAGATATAGCGGAAAAAGTCGGACTTTCCCAGCCATCAGTGGGGGCGAGAGTCAGCAAGCTAAAACAATCCGGCATACTGTCCACGGTCATCGGCATGAATTTTAAGAAGGTCGGGCTAAGCCTGGCAAAGGTCGATATAACGACCAAGAATTCGATCGATATTATAAACATGTTCAAGGAATGCCCATATTTCCTTAACGGATTCATCGTATCGGGACAATCGAACCTGTGCCTGTTTCTGATAGCTGAAAACATATCCACTATAGAGGCCATTGTCGACAGGCATATCAGAAGCGACCCTTCTGTCATGAACGTGGAACTGGGCATTGTGATAGCGCCTGTTACGGACATGGTAATGCCGGTCAAGATGCATTATGAAAAATCGGATTCATCGCCATGCGGCATAGACTGCGCCTCATGCCAGTACTTTGCCTGCGATAGATGCCTGGGATGTCCGATAACGGATAACTATAAGGGCAAGTTCTGGTAG
- the pheT gene encoding phenylalanine--tRNA ligase subunit beta → MATVTFNFPDLVKLVGKDDLTLDKVREDLFELGLETEAIEGDEVTFEVTSDRADLLSEEGIAMMLRAFYGLQTGMIMPEIHSSDYTLVVNREVEDIRPYITGAIVRGVHFTDESIKSIMHLQEKLHGTFGRRRKKGAIGVHDLSKIKGKTIHYRGVPKDSVKFVPLQSNELMTPAEVMQRHDKGKDYGYVLEGKEMVPLIYDDDGVFSFPPIINSKRTEVSIDTTELLIELTGEDMRTIDYMLNIALYSLSLRGAKIYSVTVKYPDKDLPRPDFGVREMRMDVEYINRILGLGLMSNKISELLLRMGFGIKEVKDDYLVVQIPPYRADILHKRDIVDDVGRVYGYNNITPSYPNTPSIGKLTERNKLGDAVREVMIGLGCQDTLNFILIGKDEITTKMGQTNTNNIVEISNPYAEQYNVVRTWLTPSLMIVLSNNLHREYPQNIFEVGAVAHIDDTTDTGVFEEDHVACALCYSKAGFNEVKAKLQALCFNFGLADKLSTPPASDPTFIDGRCAEIVIGDKRAGIIGEVRPEVLKNWGIEMPVAVFEMEVSALKN, encoded by the coding sequence ATGGCGACAGTGACATTTAATTTCCCGGACCTTGTTAAGCTTGTAGGCAAGGATGACCTAACTCTGGACAAAGTCCGCGAGGACCTTTTTGAGCTCGGGCTTGAGACAGAGGCCATCGAAGGCGACGAAGTGACATTCGAGGTCACCAGCGACCGCGCCGACCTTTTAAGCGAGGAAGGCATCGCCATGATGCTCCGCGCGTTCTACGGCTTACAGACCGGCATGATAATGCCCGAGATACACAGTTCCGACTATACGCTAGTTGTCAACAGGGAAGTCGAAGATATAAGGCCGTACATAACCGGCGCCATAGTCAGAGGCGTTCATTTCACCGACGAGTCGATCAAGTCGATAATGCACCTGCAGGAGAAGCTTCACGGCACTTTCGGCAGGAGAAGAAAGAAAGGCGCTATCGGTGTACACGACCTGTCAAAGATCAAGGGTAAGACCATCCATTACCGCGGAGTCCCGAAGGATTCGGTAAAATTCGTGCCCCTTCAAAGCAACGAATTAATGACACCCGCAGAGGTCATGCAAAGGCATGACAAAGGTAAGGATTACGGATATGTCCTTGAGGGCAAAGAGATGGTGCCGCTCATATACGACGATGACGGAGTCTTCTCGTTCCCGCCCATCATTAACTCGAAGCGGACCGAGGTCTCCATTGACACGACAGAGCTCCTGATAGAGCTTACCGGCGAAGACATGAGGACTATCGACTACATGCTCAACATAGCGCTTTATTCATTATCCCTGAGAGGAGCTAAGATCTACAGCGTTACTGTCAAGTACCCGGATAAGGACCTCCCGAGGCCGGATTTCGGCGTACGCGAGATGCGCATGGATGTAGAATACATAAACCGCATCCTCGGTCTCGGCCTGATGTCCAACAAGATAAGCGAACTTCTGTTGCGGATGGGCTTCGGCATAAAGGAGGTCAAGGATGACTACCTGGTCGTCCAGATACCGCCATACAGGGCCGATATATTGCACAAGCGCGATATTGTGGACGATGTCGGCAGGGTTTACGGTTACAACAATATTACACCGTCATACCCCAACACGCCGTCCATAGGAAAGCTCACTGAGAGGAATAAGCTAGGCGACGCGGTAAGAGAGGTAATGATCGGGCTAGGATGCCAGGACACTCTCAATTTCATCCTCATAGGAAAAGACGAGATCACCACAAAGATGGGCCAGACGAATACCAATAATATCGTCGAGATCTCGAATCCCTATGCCGAACAGTACAACGTCGTGAGGACATGGCTTACGCCGTCGCTCATGATAGTCCTGTCGAATAACCTGCACCGCGAATACCCGCAGAACATCTTCGAGGTCGGAGCCGTCGCTCATATCGATGACACTACTGATACTGGTGTGTTTGAAGAGGATCATGTCGCATGCGCGTTATGTTACTCGAAAGCAGGGTTTAACGAGGTAAAGGCAAAGCTTCAGGCTTTATGCTTCAACTTCGGGCTTGCCGATAAGCTCAGCACGCCGCCTGCTAGCGATCCGACGTTCATTGATGGCAGATGCGCGGAGATCGTTATCGGTGATAAAAGGGCAGGCATTATCGGGGAAGTACGCCCGGAGGTCTTGAAGAACTGGGGTATTGAGATGCCGGTAGCAGTGTTCGAAATGGAAGTATCCGCCCTTAAAAATTAA
- a CDS encoding glutaredoxin family protein, protein MKKSGKISQHKVKVYTQPTCPECNSLKDYLDRNNIPYEDIDVVKNKEALDEMAKKYGIRITPLVVIGDQVMIGFNVPKLNKLLSSVSIEV, encoded by the coding sequence ATGAAGAAATCCGGTAAGATCTCTCAGCATAAAGTCAAGGTATATACGCAGCCGACTTGCCCTGAATGTAACAGCTTGAAGGACTATCTTGACAGGAATAACATTCCTTATGAGGACATTGATGTCGTTAAAAATAAGGAAGCTCTGGATGAGATGGCAAAAAAATATGGCATCCGGATAACTCCGCTTGTGGTCATCGGGGATCAGGTGATGATCGGGTTCAACGTGCCCAAGCTTAACAAGCTTCTATCGAGCGTGTCCATAGAAGTCTGA
- a CDS encoding tetratricopeptide repeat protein — MIRMDASKSQKIAGRRFQNGNYLLSMKKYPAARKEFSVALKIYERLGSYKEMSETLNNIGITFIKDGKAADAKENFESSYLIKKEHPNGSKESLFNTIYNLLGVGSVMDVDDYEKYFIEFRSLGEELGGEFMDIVVKEQPVYDRIVEARVKELQIKQEEELARTSAAGALEHLIRSGLPCMVRVRFLLHGFAIDINEPFMFKEHGKHVRIISIKPIEQNIDDSLVEPVSMGEMEFEAGYDTVRRSIEAASSEGDRILEVCPAGVEEEAFDHVKKFMKAIAIVREDLSLSISKKYFAVRSLEVINAFGDPVEAYHVVSTKPVVPLTLTTEDAMLVNMLLSSGEDVLYKSLLLNAKRLLDEEHYDLCVLDSILGMESFLDVLFKRTFPESDLNEYNSISGVTLYDRLKLLKKLISGVHDSEGKMELYLGDIGRDLDDILKYYDNILKNGSDDIRAYEAGKSLKTVNRVIYNLKSLYGI; from the coding sequence ATGATACGAATGGACGCCAGCAAATCCCAAAAAATAGCCGGCAGGCGCTTCCAAAACGGTAATTATCTGCTATCGATGAAAAAGTACCCTGCCGCAAGAAAAGAGTTCAGTGTCGCACTCAAGATCTATGAGAGGCTTGGATCATACAAAGAGATGTCAGAGACTTTGAACAATATCGGCATCACGTTCATCAAGGACGGGAAGGCTGCCGATGCAAAGGAAAATTTTGAGAGTTCGTATCTGATAAAGAAGGAGCACCCCAACGGCTCAAAGGAGTCGCTTTTTAACACCATCTATAATCTGCTGGGCGTAGGCAGCGTGATGGACGTAGACGATTACGAAAAATATTTTATCGAGTTCAGGTCCCTCGGCGAGGAGCTCGGCGGTGAATTTATGGACATCGTCGTAAAAGAGCAGCCCGTCTACGACCGCATAGTTGAGGCACGCGTAAAAGAGCTACAAATAAAACAGGAAGAGGAGCTGGCGCGGACTTCGGCTGCCGGCGCGCTTGAGCATCTTATCAGATCAGGACTTCCATGTATGGTGAGAGTAAGGTTCCTGCTTCACGGCTTTGCCATTGACATCAATGAGCCGTTCATGTTCAAGGAGCACGGGAAACATGTCCGGATAATAAGCATAAAGCCTATAGAGCAAAATATCGACGACAGCCTCGTAGAGCCCGTATCCATGGGCGAGATGGAATTCGAGGCAGGCTACGATACAGTGAGAAGATCCATCGAAGCTGCTTCGTCGGAGGGCGACCGTATCCTGGAAGTATGTCCTGCAGGCGTCGAGGAAGAGGCCTTTGACCATGTTAAGAAGTTCATGAAGGCCATAGCCATAGTACGGGAAGATCTGAGCTTATCCATCAGTAAAAAGTATTTCGCGGTAAGATCGCTTGAGGTCATTAACGCTTTCGGCGATCCGGTCGAAGCGTATCATGTCGTGTCGACAAAGCCTGTGGTCCCCCTGACATTGACGACAGAGGATGCCATGCTCGTCAATATGTTATTGTCCTCGGGTGAAGACGTCTTATACAAATCTTTACTTCTGAACGCTAAACGCCTGCTTGACGAGGAACATTATGATCTATGCGTCCTTGATTCTATCCTCGGGATGGAGTCTTTCCTGGACGTTCTCTTTAAGCGAACGTTCCCGGAAAGCGATTTGAATGAATATAATTCCATATCCGGGGTGACGCTGTACGACCGTTTAAAGCTGCTGAAAAAGCTTATCAGCGGCGTGCATGACAGCGAGGGGAAAATGGAGCTGTACCTTGGCGATATCGGAAGGGACCTTGACGATATCCTGAAATATTATGATAATATCCTTAAAAACGGAAGCGACGACATTCGGGCTTATGAGGCCGGAAAGTCGCTAAAGACTGTTAACAGGGTGATATACAATCTAAAATCGTTATACGGCATATGA
- a CDS encoding 4Fe-4S dicluster domain-containing protein encodes MSRLTKNDDVCISCHRCEAICAWVHDIVFNPRRGRVIVDLDYPDEHNIRICIQCGRCADACPMEAIYEDYTIVTTGERGIFILDEDKCTGCGKCIEACPTEVLQYYPDRKMPRKCDFCQGQPMCVKYCPTNAIGWVLG; translated from the coding sequence ATGAGCAGGCTGACTAAAAATGATGACGTTTGCATATCATGCCACAGGTGCGAGGCAATATGTGCATGGGTCCATGATATCGTTTTCAATCCTCGAAGAGGCAGGGTCATAGTCGACCTTGACTATCCGGACGAGCACAACATACGCATATGCATACAATGCGGAAGATGTGCGGATGCATGCCCTATGGAAGCCATCTATGAGGATTATACCATAGTTACGACAGGAGAGCGCGGTATCTTCATACTGGACGAGGATAAATGCACTGGGTGCGGTAAATGTATAGAGGCCTGTCCGACAGAGGTGCTTCAATACTACCCGGACCGTAAGATGCCAAGAAAGTGCGATTTTTGCCAGGGCCAGCCAATGTGCGTTAAATATTGCCCGACGAACGCGATCGGCTGGGTTCTGGGGTGA